The following nucleotide sequence is from Acidovorax radicis.
GCAGCTCGGGTGGCAGTCCGCGTGTTTCGGCGCCAAACACCAGCCAGTCGCCGGGCAGGAAGCCATTGGAGTGCACGGGCTGGGAGCCATGGGTGGTCATGGCAAACATGCGGGCCGGGTCGGGCTGGGCATTGCGCAAAAAGGCCGTCCAGCCTGCGTGGCGCTGCACCTTCGCGTATTCGTGGTAGTCCAGCCCCGCGCGCCGCATCTGCCGGTCTTCCATGGAGAAGCCCAGGGGCTCAATCAGATGCAGCTGGCTGCCGGTGTTGGCCGCCAGGCGGATCACATTGCCTGTGTTGGGCGGGATTTCGGGCTCGACGAGAACAATGTGGAACATGCAGGCTATTGTCATCGCACCGGTTGTTCTTCACGCAACCACGCGTAAACAAAAGTGTCCTGGCGTTAACCGTGGCGTTGGGGGCGGCGCGGCGCGTGGGCGCTTTTTGCGCAAAGCGCCGGTGTATGGCGCTCAACCTGTGCCATCGACGGCCGTGCGTGCCAGTACCACCACCGTGACTTGCGCCACCCCCGCCTCGCGCAAGGCCTGGGTCGCCGCATGCGCGGTCGCGCCGGTGGTCATGACATCGTCGAGCAGCAAGACATGCTGGCCGCGCAGGGCGGCTGCCCGTGCGGGTTCCACCGCGAAGGCGCCGTGCAGATTGCGCAGCCGCTGTGCGCGCGGCAGACTGCTTTGCGCTTCGGTGGCATGCAGGCGCAGCAGGGTGTGTGGGTCGGCTTTGTGGGCGGCCAGGTGGTGTGCCAGCAAGGCAGATTGGTTGAAACCCCGCGCACGCAACCGGTCGGTGGACAGCGGCACGGGCAGCAGCCGGTCTGCCGCCTCGATGGCGGGCTCTACCCAAGGGGTGCTGCGCAGCACGACAGACAGCGTGCGGGCCAGCCCTGGGTCCGCTCGGAACTTGAAGTCCGCCAGCACATCGGCCCATGGGAAGGCGTAGTCCACGGCCGCCAGGCAAGCGTCGAAGCTCGGCGGCTTGCGCAGACAGGCTCCGCATACCGCCACGCCCGAAGGCACGTGCAGCGCGCAGCGCTGGCAACGGGCGGTCGGCTGTGCGAAACGCGCCACGCAGGCATTGCAGATCCGCTGCGATGGCCAGGCATGGCAGACAGAGCACTGGCTGGGAACGCGGCCCGCCACAGCATGCATCCAGCGCGAAATCCTTGGCAAACCGTTGAAAAGCATGAATCAATATACTCGCGCGTCCTTGTGTATTGCCATGTCCTCTGAGCACCCTCCCACCGTTGATCCTGTTGCTGCGGCCCGTTGGCACGCTGCTGCCCCTGTTTTGTCACCCTGGCTCCACGAGGAGGTGGCTCGGCGCATGGAGGACCGTTTGCAGTGGTTGCGACAGGCGCCAGATGCTTGGTGCCATTGGGATGCTGTGCGGGGCGGGCTGCAGGCGCATGCGCTTGTGAGTGCTCGCTATCCAGGTGCAAGGTCTCAAGTTTTCGAGACCGCTGCGCGGTGTGAATCCTTGGCCCGCCAGTCGCTTGCAACGCCGTGGTGGAAGCCGGCCCGCTGGACGGGAGGCAGTGTGCAGTTTGGGCCGCCTGCCGACGCCAGTGCGCAAATGCTCTGGGCCAATATGGCGTTGCACATGGCGGCAGATCCGCAGGCCTTGATCGGGCAGTGGCATCGCGCCTTGGCGGTAGACGGCTATTTGATGTTTTCGTGCCTCGGGCCCGATACGCTGCAGGAGCTCCATGCGGTCTATGCCGCGCTGGGGTGGCCTCCTGCGGGCCATGCATTCACCGACATGCACGATTGGGGTGACATGCTGCTGCACGCAGGGTTTGCCGAGCCGGTCATGGACATGGAGCGCATCACCCTCACGTTTGCCACGCCCGAGCGCCTCGTCCAGGAGCTGCGTGAGCTCGGCTGCAATCTGCACCCTGATCGCTTTCCCTCATTGCGCGGCCGGCGTTGGCGAGACATGCTCTACCAGGCGTTGGGCGATCACTTGGCCAGCTCGCAGCACGGGGGTCAGTTGGCACTGACGTTTGAGATCATTTATGGCCACGCTTTCAAGCCAGCGCCGCGTGTCCGTGTGAGCTCCAGCAGTGCCGTTTCGCTACAAGACATGCGCACCATGTTGCGCAATGGCGGAAAAGAAGGTTAGCCTGTAACTCTCTGTCAATGACATAGAACAAGGCACGCTACAATTGTTGGCTATAGGGATTTCGGGCATCTTCCCGCGCAAATTTGCAGGCCGCCCCGTTGTGCCAGCGGCACGAAACGCGGGGCAACCTGCGGTCTTGTGAGCATGACCGGTGATGGGCTTGGTTTTTCGTTTTGCAACGGTGTCGGGTCAGCGCATTGACTGGCGTCTAGTCCGCAACTGTTCGGTAACTCCGGCGCAAATGGGCTGGATCTATGTGTCCTTGTGCGCGGTGTCTCTTGGGATCGCGGCGTTCTTCTGGATGCTCGGGGCCCGTTTGGTGATGCCGTTTGCATGGCTCGAGATCTTGGTTTTGGGAGTTGCTTTTGCAACATACGGCCGCCATGCGGCGGATGGTGAGAGGATTTCACTGCAGGGCTCACGCCTCGTGGTGGAACTGGAGACTGCAGGCAAGCTCAAGCGTGCTGAATTTGACCGGGGCCGGGTGTGCGTAGAGCCCAAAACCGGTGATCGCTCGCTGATCAAGTTGTCTGCGCAGGGTCGTTCGGTAGAGGTGGGGCGTTATATACGCCCTGAACTCCGGTCGGCTCTGGCGTCGGAGATCCGCATGGCCTTGCGTGCAACCTGACCCCATGCAGGTGCGCGAAAGGCATTGGTTAATTTGAGGCTTAGAAGTAAGTGAGAACTATGAAGAGCATTTCCAACAAGCTGGCTTCTCTGCTGCTGATTGCCGGTGCATGGGTGGGCTCTGCGGCCCATGCCGTTCAAGACCTGCCTGGTGGCCCTGCAGTCAACCAGTTGAACTTGGCGCCAGCTGTTACCAAGATCGCAGAAGAGCAGCAATTCCTGCACTGGATGATGCTGGTCATCTGCACCGTGATCTTTGTGGCAGTGTTCTCCGTAATGTTCTATTCGATCTGGAAGCATCGCCGCTCCAGGGGGGCGAAGGCAGCCAATTTCCATGAGTCGGTGACAGTGGAAGTGATCTGGACGATCGTTCCCTTCGTCATCGTGATCATGATGGCTCTGCCAGCCACCAAGGTGCTGGTAGCCCAGAAGGACACTACCAACGCGGATCTGACCATCAAGACCACGGGTTACCAGTGGAAGTGGGGTTACGACTACCTCAATGGTGAAGGCGAGGGCCTGGCTTTCATTTCTACCCTGGACAGCAGCCACCGGGCCATGTCTGACAGTGGCAACGTCAAGAACGCTCCCGACAACTACCTGCTCAAGGTGGACAACCCGATGGTGGTGCCGGTCAACAAGAAGATCCGCATCATCACAACCGCCAACGATGTGATCCACGCCTTCATGGTGCCCGCTTTCGGCATCAAGCAGGATGCGATCCCTGGGTTTGTGCGCGACACCTGGTTCCGTGCCGAGAAAATCGGCGATTACTACGGCCAGTGCGCCGAGCTGTGCGGCAAGGAACACGCCTACATGCCGATCCATGTGAAGGTGGTGTCTGCCGAGGACTACACCGCATGGGTGGGTGATCAGAAGAAAAAGGCCGCCACCAAGCTCGACGACCCCACGAAGGTCTGGGCGCTGGATGACATCCTGAAGCGGGGTGAGAAGGTCTATGCAGCGAATTGCGCCGCCTGCCACCAAGCCAATGGCAAGGGCGCTGGCCCCATCAAGCCGCTGGACGGTGCCGCCGTGGTTCTGGATGCAGACCATTCCAAACAGATTAACGTTCTGCTCAAGGGGCAAAACAACGGTGCCATGCCTTCGTGGGCGCAACTGAGCGACACCGATATTGCTGCCGTGGTTACCTACAGCAAGAACAACTGGTCCAACAAGACGGGTCAGCTGGTGCAGCCATCTGAAGTCGTAGCCCTGCGTGGCAAGTAATCACCGCCCTACCGTATTGAGGAATCAAAAATGAGCGCAGTTCTCGACAACCACGGGCACGCTGGCGACCACGCACACGACGGCCACGACCACCATCACGGCCCCACTGGCTGGCGCCGCTGGGTGTTTGCCACCAACCACAAAGACATCGGTACGCTGTACCTGCTGTTTTCGTTCACGATGCTGATGATTGGCGGCGTTTTGGCGCTGCTGATTCGTGCCGAACTTTTTCAGCCCGGCCTGCAACTGGTGAACCCTGAGCTGTTCAATCAGCTGACCACCATGCACGGCCTCATCATGGTGTTTGGCGCCATCATGCCGGCCTTCGTGGGCTTTGCGAACTGGATGATTCCACTGCAGATCGGCGCGTCCGATATGGCCTTTGCGCGGATGAATAACTTCAGCTTCTGGCTGATGATCCCCGCCGCACTGACCCTGGTGAGTTCGTTCTTCATGCCCGGTGGCGCACCCGCAGCCGGTTGGACGCTGTATGCACCGCTCACGCTGCAGATGGGCCCCTCCATGGATGCTGGCATCTTTGCGATGCACATCCTGGGTGCCAGCTCCATCATGGGTTCGATCAACATCATCGTGACCGTTCTCAACATGCGTGCCCCTGGCATGACACTGATGAAGATGCCGATGTTTGCCTGGACCTGGCTCATCACTGCCTACCTGTTGATCGCCGTGATGCCAGTCCTGGCCGGTGCCATCACCATGACGCTGACAGACCGCCACTTTGGTACCAGCTTCTTCAACCCCGCCGGTGGCGGTGATCCGGTGATGTACCAGCATATCTTCTGGTTCTTCGGTCACCCCGAGGTGTACATCATGATCTTGCCGGCCTTCGGCATCATCAGCCAGATCGTGCCGGCCTTCGCGCGCAAGAAGCTGTTCGGCTACGCCTCCATGGTTTATGCCACGTCCTCGATCGCCATCCTATCGTTCATCGTGTGGGCCCACCACATGTTCACGACCGGCATGCCGGTGACAGGCCAGCTGTTTTTCATGTATGCCACGATGCTGATCTCCGTGCCCACGGCCGTGAAGATCTTCAACTGGGTCGCCACCATGTGGCGCGGCTCCATGACGTTTGAAACCCCCATGCTGTTTGCCGTGGGTTTCATTTTCGTGTTCACCATTGGTGGCTTCACCGGTCTCATCCTGGCCATGGCGCCCATTGATATCCAGCTGCAGGACACCTACTACGTGGTGGCGCACTTTCACTATGTGTTGGTGGCAGGCTCGCTGTTCTCCATGTTTGCCGGCGTGTACTACTGGTTGCCCAAGTGGACCGGTGTGATGTATTCCGAAACCCGCGGTCAGATCCACTTCTGGACATCGTTGATTTTCTTTAACGTCACCTTCTTCCCGATGCACTTCCTGGGCTTGGCGGGGATGCCACGCCGCTATGCAGACTACCCCATGCAATTCGCCGACTTCAATGCGGTGGCCTCGATAGGTGCTTTTGGTTTTGGTTTGGCGCAGGTGTATTTCTTCATCGCTGTCGTGCTCCCCGCCATGCGTGGCATTGGCCCCAAGGCGCCTCAAAAACCCTGGGATGGTGCGGAAGGCCTGGAATGGGAAGTCCCTTCGCCAGCACCTTTCCACACCTTTGAAAATCCACCCAAGCTGGATGCGACTGCAACCCGCGTGATTGGCTGAGGACAGTGCCCATGACACCCGAACAGAAAAAGAGCAACCTGCGGATGGCATTGATCCTGGCATCCGTAGCCGCCGTTTTCTTCGTGGGCTTCATGGTCAAGGTTGCCATGTTGTCTCACTGAGCCGACGATCCCATGAGCCTGCACCGCGAAAACGCCAAGATGGTCGGCAAGCTGGTCGTGATTGCGGCTGGCATGTTCGCCTTCGGCTATGTGTTGATCCCGATCTACAAACACATCTGTGAGATGACCGGCATCAACATTCTGTCGCTCTCCGAGCGGCAGGTGCCCGGGAATGGCGTCGCTGGCAAAGACGTGAAGGTGCCTTCCAACACGCAGATCGACAAGACCCGCACCATCACGGTGGAGTTCGATGCCAACGCGCGTGGCCCGTGGCAGTTCAAACCCGCCAAGCGTTCGGTTCAGGTGCACCCCGGCGAGCTCGCCACGGTGATGTATGAGTTTCAAAACGTGCAGAACCGTCGCATGGCTGCGCAGGCGATACCGAGTTACGCTCCGCGTCAGGCCGCTGCACATTTCAACAAGCTGGAGTGTTTTTGCTTTAACCAGTACACCCTGGACCCTGGCGAAAAGAAGGAATGGCCTGTGGCGTTTGTGATTGATCCGCGCCTGTCCAAGGATGTGACGACCATCACCTTGTCCTACACCTTCTTTGAAGTGGGCGGCAAAACACCCCCTGCGCCCGAATCAACCGCAGCGGTTGCCTTGCCGGTTGTCGGTGCACAAAAGGCGGGATCATGAATAAGAAGCCCTCGGAATCGCCCGTTGCGCGCAAGGGATCTTTCCTGCGCACGGTGCGTGCCGTGGCGTGGTCGTTGATTGGGCTGCGAAAAGGCAGCGAGTACCAGCAGGATGTCGAGAAACTCAATCCGTTGCACATCATCGGCGTGGGGCTGTTCGCAGTCTTTTTGCTGGTGCTCGGTTTGATCGGGCTGGTCAATTGGATCGTGTGAGATGGTGTTGATTCAAATACCGAAAACGAAGCCGAAAACAAAGATTTTGAGAGTCAGGAGCTGAAATGAGTGCATCAACCCACGGCACAACCCCGTATTATTTTGTGCCCGCCGAGTCTCGCCATCCAGTCATGGCTGCGGCCGGGCTGTTCCTTGTGATTCTGGGCGCTGCCCAATGGATCAATGGCCACGAATGGGGTAAATATTCCCTGGCCGTGGGCATGGTCTGGTGGCTCTTCGTTTTGTACCAGTGGTTTGGTGATGCGGTGCGTGAAAGCGAAGGTGGGCTATACGGTCACAAGATCGACCTGTCGTACCGCTGGAGCATGAGCTGGTTCATCTTCTCCGAAGTGATGTTCTTCGGTGCGTTCTTCACCGCATTGTGGTGGGCTCGTGCCCATTCGGTGCCTGCCCTGGGCAGCCTGGACAATGCATTGCTCTGGCCTGATTTCAAGGCGGTATGGCCTAGTTTGGCGGTAGGTGCCACGGGTTCTCCTGCTGGCATCGTGGAACCGTTCCAGACCGTGGGACCGTTCTGGCTGCCCACCATCAACACGGCGCTGCTGCTGACCTCGGGGGGCACGCTCACCATTGCGCACCACGCCCTGCGTGAGAACAAACGTGGCAAGACCATTGCGTTCATGTGGACCACCGTGCTGCTCGGCATCCTGTTCTTGTTTGTTCAGGGTTATGAGTACTTTCACCTCTACACAGAGTTGAACCTCAAGCTCAGCTCGGGCGTGTTTGGGTCCACCTTCTTCATGCTGACCGGGTTCCACGGGTTCCACGTGTTTCTGGGCATGTTGATGCTGTTGGTGATCACCCTGCGCCTGCAAAAGGGCCACTTCACTGCCGACAAGCATTTCGGCTTCGAGGGTGCCGCCTGGTATTGGCACTTTGTGGACGTGGTGTGGCTGGGCTTGTACGTGCTCGTTTATTGGATGTAATAAGCAGCTGCCGACCCCGCACGACGAAAAAAGCGCCTCGCGGCGCTTTTTTTCTTGGGGCTTGGAGATGTTTCTCCGGGGTGTGGCGCTTCTTGGCGGGATATCTTCAATCAGCGGGCCATTGGTAGGCCCGTCGGTTGTATATAACCCAGCTTCCATGCCACCAGAATGCAGACAAACAGCACAATCGACAGGCCGACGCGAACGGCCAGTGCCCGGACCATAGGGTTGCTCTTATGTTTTTCCCTGCCTTCCACCGTGTCGCTGCTGCCATTGCGCATCATGAAGAACAGGGCTGAAGCCAGGCTGGCCAAAATGCCGATGAACGCGACCAGTACGAGGTATTTCATGGAGCCCATTATCCTGTGACAACCGCTCAACGTTCCCTGGACCTGCGCTTTTGGATGATTGCGGCGGCGGCCGTGGCGGGTATGTGGGTGACGGCATCGCTCGGCCGCTGGCAACTGTCGCGTGCGGCCGAAAAGGAGGCGCTACAAAGCCTGCTCGACGCGCGCAGCCACCTCGCACCCCTTGACGGCTCGGCGTTGGTCTCCGCCGGCGCTGATGCTGCGCGTGCTGGCGATGAAGCCCACCAGGGACTGGTTCACCGCGCCGTGGTTCTGGAAGGGCGCTGGTTGCCCGCCTACACCGTGTTTCTTGACAACCGCCAGATGCATGGGCGACCTGGTTTTTTTGTTCTCACGCCTTTGCAGCTGCAAGGGCCGAAGGCGGGAGTGGTGCTCGTGCAGCGAGGCTGGGTGCCACGCAATTTTGAAGACCGCACGCAGGTGCCCCCGGTGCAGACCGCTGAGGGTCTGGTGGTGCGTGTTCAAGGGCGAGTGGCCGCCGCGCCATCGCGCCTGTTTGAGTTTCAGGGGGGAGACCCGACGAAGGGGTCTTCCCGCATCCGGCAAAATCTCGACCTGGCTGCCTTTCGCTCCGAAACCGGCTTGGCTCTGGCCCCGCTCACGGTGTTGCAGACGGGGGAAGCGAGCGAGGGTTTGCAACGCGACTGGCTCGTAGTGGGCTCGGGCGTCGACAAACATTACGGTTACGCATTTCAATGGTTCGGGCTCTGCGGCCTGATTGCAATTCTCTATGTCTGGTTTCAAATCGTCCGACGGTTCATTCGCCCGCGCAGCCAGTCTGCCCCCTGAGGCCGACGACGAGCATCCGCTGGGCCTGACCGTGCACACGCTGCCCTCGGCGGGTGACGCGGTGGTCACGGCGCAGCGCGCGCGCCATGGGCGCTGGAAAATGCTGGGTGTCCTGTGCATTTGTGCAGCGCCCGTGATCGCGTCCTATTTCACTTATTACGTGGTTCGGCCCGAAGGGCGGCGCAACTACGGCGAGCTGATCAATCCCCAGCGCGCCATCCCCGACCTCACTGCCCACACGTTGGAGGGTGGTCCCGTGTCGCTTGCATCGCTCAAGGGCCAATGGCTGTTGGTGAGTGTGGCGGGGGGCGACTGCGACACCACCTGCCAGAAGCATCTGTATCTGCAGCGGCAATTGCGCGAGAGCTTAGGCAAGGAAAAGGACCGGATGGACTGGGTCTGGCTCATCAACGATGCCGCTACCCCGCCACAAGTCTTGGCTCCGGCATTGCAGAAGGCGACTGTGCTGCGCTTGGATGCAGCGGCATTGGGCGCTTGGCTGGCGCCAGCCGAGGGCCATCAGCTGGCTGAGCATCTGTATGTGGTGGACCCCATGGGCAACTGGATGATGCGGTTTCCGGCTGCGATGGATTCCAATGGGGCTGCAAAGGCCAAGCGCGATCTGGAGCGCCTGCTGCGCGCCTCTGCGTCCTGGGATGAGGCCGGGCGGCCGGCGAGCCAATGACCGATACACAGCCACTTTACGATCTGGCGCCCGTGGCAGAGGTCATGCTGCTGGGCCTTGTGATCGCGTTGGGCCCGCTGGCCTGGGTGTGGGTGCGCAACCGCCGCAGCTCGCCCATGCGGCGCATTCAGACACTGACGGTGCTCACCCTGTTTTTGACGTTTGACCTGGTGCTGTTTGGTGCCTTCACGCGCCTGACGGACTCCGGGCTGGGGTGCCCCGACTGGCCGGGTTGCTATGGCAGCGCGAGCCCGGTGGGCGCTCGATCCGAGATATCTGCCGCGCAGGAGGCCATGCCCACAGGCCCGGTCACACATGGCAAGGCCTGGGTCGAAATGATCCATCGCTACCTTGCCACGGGCGTCGGCGTGCTCATCATCGTGTTGACCATTTCCTCATGGGTGCAACAGCGCCGGGCACGACGCGGGATGGGAGACGCGCCCCCCATCAGCCCGTGGTGGCCCACCATCACGCTGCTGTGGGTATGCCTGCAAGGTGCTTTTGGCGCGCTGACCGTGACGATGAAGCTGTTTCCCGCCATCGTCACCCTGCATCTGATCGGTGGGCTGGTCCTGCTCGCCTTGTTGTGCGTGCAGGCGGTGCGCCACACCCAATGGGCGCAAGGCCGCTTGCCTGTGGCCATCTCTGCAGGACTGCGTTGGGCGCTGATCGGCACGGGGGTGCTGGTGGTGCTGCAAGTGGTGCTGGGTGGTTGGGTCAGCACCAACTACGCCGTGCTGGCTTGCACCACCTTTCCCAAATGCCAGGGCAACTGGTGGCCCATGATGGACTTTGCCCAGGGCTTTCAGGTCTGGCGCAAGCTCGGTATGTTGCAAGACGGCAGCCACATTGGTTTTGCCGGGCTTACGGCCATTCATTACGTACATCGTTTGATGGCGTATGGGGTGCTGGCCGCCCTAGGCCTGGTCTGCTGGCGTTTTCACCGCCAGGGCCTGCTGCCTGCCCAGACCCGCTGGCTGGCGGTTTTGGCCTTGTTGCAGCTGGCCACGGGCTTGTCCAACGTGGTGCTGGACTGGCCCTTGGTGGCCGCTGTGTTGCACACGGGCGGTGCAGCCGCCCTGGTGGTGGTGTTGACCTGGGCCGTGGTGTCCAGCCGCACGGTGTCAACCGTGCCCCAAGAGTTTTCCGCGCCCACCGGCGCTTCGAGAGTGTCCGTATGAGTGTCGCCCCCTCCATCGCTGTTTCTTCACCGTCGCGTCTGCAGCAGTTTTACGCGCTGACCAAGCCACGGGTGGTGCAGCTCATTGTTTTCTGCGCCCTGATCGGCATGGTGCTGGCCGTGCCCGGCATGCCGTCTGCAGCACAGTTTGGCCATATGGTGGTCGCCTGTGCCGGGGTGTGGCTGGTGGCGGGCGCTGCCGCCGCGTTCAACTGCATCGTGGAGCAGGGCATCGACGCGAAGATGAAGCGCACTGCCTGGCGGCCCACGGCCAAGGGCGAGTTGTCCAACGTGCAAACGCTGCTGTTCTCGGCCGTGTTGTGTGTGGCGGGTTCTGCGCTGCTGTACTTCTGGGTCAACCCGCTGACCATGTGGCTCACGTTTGCCACCTTTGTGGGCTATGCCGTGGTCTACACCGTGATTCTCAAGCCGCTAACCCCGCAGAACATCGTGATTGGTGGGGCGTCGGGCGCCATGCCGCCGGTGCTGGGCTGGGCTGCCATGACCAATGACGTGGGCCCTGAGGCGCTCATCCTGTTCCTCATCATCTTTCTGTGGACGCCGCCGCACTTTTGGGCGCTGGCGTTGTACCGCGTCGAGGACTACCGCAAATCCGGTTTGCCCATGCTCCCGGTGACGCATGGCAATGAGTTCACCCGATTGCAGGTGTTTCTGTACACGCTGATTCTTTTTGCCGGTTGCCTGATGCCCTTCATTTACGGCATGAGCTCCTGGATTTACCTGGCTGCCGCCGTGCTGCTGAGTGCGGGTTTTTGTGGCTACGGCTTTGCGCTGTGGCGCAATTATTCGGATGCACTGGCGCGCAAAACCTTCCGTTTTTCCCTCATTCACCTGAGCGTGCTGTTTGCCGCATTGCTGGTGGACCACTACGTGCTGTAAAACCCATGCTGAAACGAAATGCTCTTAAAATGATAGCTGTTTGCGCTTTATCCATAAGCGCTGCAGGCCTGTTGGGTGCTTGTTCTGAAAAGAAGGTCGAATTCCGGGGGGTGGACATCACAGGGGCCGACTACGCCAAAGACATCCCGCTGACAGACCACAACGGGCAGGCGCGTCACCTCAAGGACTTCGCCGGCAAGGTGGTGGTGGTGTTTTTTGGCTATACCCAATGCCCGGATGTGTGCCCGACCTCCATGGCCGAACTCGCCGAAGTCAAGCAGATGCTGGGCAAAGACGGTGACCGCCTTCAGGGGATCTTTGTCACCGTGGACCCAGAGCGCGACACCCCCGAGGTGCTGAAGGCCTACATGGCGAACTTTGACCCCACCTTCCTTGCCTTGCACGGCACACCCGAGCAACTGGCGGCTGTCGCCAAGGACTTCAAGATTTACTTCAAGAAGGTCGATGGCAAGACGCCCACCAGCTACACCATGGACCATTCGGCGGGCAGCTATGTGTACGACCCCGCAGGGCGGCTGCGCGTGTACAGCCGTTACGGCAGCGGTGCCCAGGCCCTGGCCTCAGACATCAAGACCTTGCTGGCGGAAGCGGCGGGCTGACGCGTTTAAAAGGGCCACGATGGTGGCCCCGGCTTGCGTCAGCCGGCGTTGTGTTCACCCAGGCTATTCGACCTTGATGCCGCGCATCGTGATCACGCCCCCCATCAAGCTCGTGTCCGCCTTGATGCGGTTGGCCAGCCCTTCGGGTGACGAGCCTACTGTCTGCCAGCCCTGTTGAAACAGCTTGGTGCGTACATCCTCGCTGCGGGCAATCGCGCTGATGAGTGCGGCAAGCTTGGCCTGAACAGGCTTGGGCATGGTGGATGGCGCCGCAAAAGCGTTCCAGATCTCCAGGTTGAAGCCCTGGATGCCCACTTCCGCCAGGCTGGGCACGTCTGGCGCCAGCGGGCTGCGGCCAGCCGACGTGACCCCTATCGCGCGCAGCTTGCCCGCACGCACCTGCGCTTGGGCCAGCGCGGGCGGCAACAGCGCCATCTGGAGCTGTCCGCCCAGCATGGCGTTTGCCACCTGGGGGTAGCCGGGGTAGGGCACATGCACCGGGTTGATGTTGCTGCGTGCCTTGAGCAACTCGGTGCCAATGTGGCCCACCGTGCCCACACCTGGCGTGCCGTAGCTCCATTTGTCGCCGCTGCTGCGCGCCGCCGCAAAAAACTCACGAGCGCTGGCGGTGGCCGGCACCCCCGGCTGACTGACAGGCGCCGTCAAAATGAGGGGCGACGTGCCGATCAGGCTAAGGGGTGCCAAATCCTTGAGTGGGTCATAAGGCACCGCAGGATTGAGCAGCTTGGCAATGGTCATGTTGCCATTAATCATCAGACCGATGGTGTGGTCATCACGCGCCTTCGCAACGGCGTCGGCGCCGATATTGCCACCCGCGCCGACCTTGTTTTCCACGATCACGGGCTGGCCCAGCGCTTTCGCCAAAGGCTCTGAAAACGTGCGCGCCGTGAGGTCAGGGGACGAGCCCGCGGGAAACCCGACGATGATCTTGAGCGGCTTGGTGGGCCATGCTGTTGGTGTGCTGGCAGCCATGGCCACCGGCTGTTGGGCGAACACCGAAGGGGCAGCGAAGGGGCTCGCGGCGGTGGCCGCCAGAGCGATCAGCAGCGAGGCGCGGCGGGAAACGGGGCGGCGTGACATGAGAACACAATCTCCTTGAGAAATGCGGGGGCCAAAACGACGCGGGGCCCAGAACTGGGGCCCCGCGAGGCTACTTCTGCAAGAACGTGATGTTACCGCCGCTCGATACCCACGCTCACGCGTACTCGGCCAACGCCTTCTTCATCTTCTTCATTGCCGCCACTTCAATCTGGCGAATGCGCTCGGCGCTGACGCCATACACCGCCGCCAGATCGTGCAGCGTCATGCCGCCGCTGCCGTCGTCGTTCACCTTGAGCCAGCGC
It contains:
- the cyoE gene encoding heme o synthase, translated to MSVAPSIAVSSPSRLQQFYALTKPRVVQLIVFCALIGMVLAVPGMPSAAQFGHMVVACAGVWLVAGAAAAFNCIVEQGIDAKMKRTAWRPTAKGELSNVQTLLFSAVLCVAGSALLYFWVNPLTMWLTFATFVGYAVVYTVILKPLTPQNIVIGGASGAMPPVLGWAAMTNDVGPEALILFLIIFLWTPPHFWALALYRVEDYRKSGLPMLPVTHGNEFTRLQVFLYTLILFAGCLMPFIYGMSSWIYLAAAVLLSAGFCGYGFALWRNYSDALARKTFRFSLIHLSVLFAALLVDHYVL
- a CDS encoding SCO family protein; its protein translation is MSGFKSSDGSFARAASLPPEADDEHPLGLTVHTLPSAGDAVVTAQRARHGRWKMLGVLCICAAPVIASYFTYYVVRPEGRRNYGELINPQRAIPDLTAHTLEGGPVSLASLKGQWLLVSVAGGDCDTTCQKHLYLQRQLRESLGKEKDRMDWVWLINDAATPPQVLAPALQKATVLRLDAAALGAWLAPAEGHQLAEHLYVVDPMGNWMMRFPAAMDSNGAAKAKRDLERLLRASASWDEAGRPASQ
- a CDS encoding DUF2970 domain-containing protein codes for the protein MNKKPSESPVARKGSFLRTVRAVAWSLIGLRKGSEYQQDVEKLNPLHIIGVGLFAVFLLVLGLIGLVNWIV
- a CDS encoding COX15/CtaA family protein; its protein translation is MTDTQPLYDLAPVAEVMLLGLVIALGPLAWVWVRNRRSSPMRRIQTLTVLTLFLTFDLVLFGAFTRLTDSGLGCPDWPGCYGSASPVGARSEISAAQEAMPTGPVTHGKAWVEMIHRYLATGVGVLIIVLTISSWVQQRRARRGMGDAPPISPWWPTITLLWVCLQGAFGALTVTMKLFPAIVTLHLIGGLVLLALLCVQAVRHTQWAQGRLPVAISAGLRWALIGTGVLVVLQVVLGGWVSTNYAVLACTTFPKCQGNWWPMMDFAQGFQVWRKLGMLQDGSHIGFAGLTAIHYVHRLMAYGVLAALGLVCWRFHRQGLLPAQTRWLAVLALLQLATGLSNVVLDWPLVAAVLHTGGAAALVVVLTWAVVSSRTVSTVPQEFSAPTGASRVSV
- a CDS encoding SCO family protein, encoding MLKRNALKMIAVCALSISAAGLLGACSEKKVEFRGVDITGADYAKDIPLTDHNGQARHLKDFAGKVVVVFFGYTQCPDVCPTSMAELAEVKQMLGKDGDRLQGIFVTVDPERDTPEVLKAYMANFDPTFLALHGTPEQLAAVAKDFKIYFKKVDGKTPTSYTMDHSAGSYVYDPAGRLRVYSRYGSGAQALASDIKTLLAEAAG
- a CDS encoding cytochrome c oxidase subunit 3, which codes for MSASTHGTTPYYFVPAESRHPVMAAAGLFLVILGAAQWINGHEWGKYSLAVGMVWWLFVLYQWFGDAVRESEGGLYGHKIDLSYRWSMSWFIFSEVMFFGAFFTALWWARAHSVPALGSLDNALLWPDFKAVWPSLAVGATGSPAGIVEPFQTVGPFWLPTINTALLLTSGGTLTIAHHALRENKRGKTIAFMWTTVLLGILFLFVQGYEYFHLYTELNLKLSSGVFGSTFFMLTGFHGFHVFLGMLMLLVITLRLQKGHFTADKHFGFEGAAWYWHFVDVVWLGLYVLVYWM
- a CDS encoding SURF1 family protein — translated: MTTAQRSLDLRFWMIAAAAVAGMWVTASLGRWQLSRAAEKEALQSLLDARSHLAPLDGSALVSAGADAARAGDEAHQGLVHRAVVLEGRWLPAYTVFLDNRQMHGRPGFFVLTPLQLQGPKAGVVLVQRGWVPRNFEDRTQVPPVQTAEGLVVRVQGRVAAAPSRLFEFQGGDPTKGSSRIRQNLDLAAFRSETGLALAPLTVLQTGEASEGLQRDWLVVGSGVDKHYGYAFQWFGLCGLIAILYVWFQIVRRFIRPRSQSAP
- a CDS encoding twin transmembrane helix small protein — encoded protein: MKYLVLVAFIGILASLASALFFMMRNGSSDTVEGREKHKSNPMVRALAVRVGLSIVLFVCILVAWKLGYIQPTGLPMAR